In Mobula hypostoma chromosome 10, sMobHyp1.1, whole genome shotgun sequence, a single genomic region encodes these proteins:
- the gpr174 gene encoding probable G-protein coupled receptor 174 gives MVKQDQINNLLLEHLSNNFIIYSSKSFSSHREYSSKILFYQFSHIYFQIQSNWKMTNNSSNCTDIRSASDLLYAVMYVIIFIPGLIANVLALWVFHAYIKETKRAVIFMINLAIADLAQVMSLPLRIFYYLNHDWPFGRFLCMFCFYLKYVNMYASIFFLVCISIRRCLFLIQPFKYNDCKRMYDVYASIIGWVIVGLACLPFPLMRIDTKTNSSHFNSCFTALPIIQIGIPTSVAMVTLAELTGFVLPLIITIICSWKTIMSLREKNSVLQDSGEKKKALKMVLTCTMVFLVCFAPYHITFPLHFLALSGRIENCTIKTFILKFHPVALCLASLNCCLDPVIYYFTTNEFRRRLSRQEINENSIQLQLMETYSNNCSFPLCPKINPYRRQIYNDRKTAAGRAMTKKLKHAPP, from the exons ATGGTGAAGCAAGATCAAATTAATAATTTGCTGCTGGAACACCTTTCAAATAACTTCATAATATATTCCAGCAAATCTTTTTCTAGTCACAGGGAATATTCTTCAAAAATTCTTTTTTACCAGTTCAGCCACATTTATTTTCAGATACAAAGCAACTGGAAAATGACAAACAATTCATCCAACTGCACCGATATACGATCTGCCTCAGATTTACTGTATGCTGTCATGTATGTTATAATATTTATACCAGGCCTAATAGCTAATGTTCTAGCTCTTTGGGTGTTCCATGCTTATATCAAGGAGACAAAGCGGGCCGTGATATTCATGATTAACTTGGCCATTGCAGACTTGGCACAGGTCATGTCCTTGCCGCTGCGAATTTTCTACTACCTGAACCATGATTGGCCTTTTGGCAGGTTTTTGTGCATGTTTTGTTTTTACCTTAAATATGTGAACATGTATGCAAGTATATTCTTTCTGGTATGCATCAGTATCCGGCGATGCCTGTTCCTAATTCAGCCCTTCAAGTACAATGACTGCAAACGAATGTATGATGTCTATGCAAGTATCATCGGCTGGGTCATTGTGGGTTTGGCTTGCTTGCCCTTCCCACTGATGAGGATTGATACAAAAACCAACTCCAGCCATTTTAACAGCTGCTTTACAGCTCTTCCTATCATACAAATTGGTATCCCTACCTCCGTTGCCATGGTTACACTGGCTGAACTAACAGGATTTGTATTGCCTCTCATAATTACCATAATCTGCTCTTGGAAAACCATCATGTCCCTGCGGGAGAAAAATTCTGTCTTGCAGGACAGTGGGGAGAAGAAGAAAGCCTTAAAGATGGTGTTGACCTGCACCATGGTCTTTCTGGTTTGCTTTGCACCATATCACATCACCTTCCCTTTGCATTTTCTGGCCTTGTCAGGGCGCATTGAAAATTGTACAATCAAGACATTCATACTTAAATTCCACCCAGTAGCACTATGTCTAGCCAGCCTGAACTGTTGTTTAGACCCAGTCATATACTACTTCACAACAAATGAGTTCAGGAGGAGACTATCACGGCAAGAAATCAATGAAAACAGTATACAGCTCCAGTTAATGGAAA CCTATTCAAACAATTGTTCATTCCCTTTGTGCCCAAAGATCAATCCATATCGGCGTCAAATATACAATGACAGAAAGACTGCTGCAGGAAGAGCAATGACAAAGAAATTAAAACATGCTCCCCCATGA